ccttatagacatttacaaaatcatgagggatatggatagtgttaatagccaatgtctttccccaggataggtgagtccaaaatgagaagttttaggtttaaggtgagaaagggtaaagatttaaattagacctaaagggcaactttttcacgcagagggtggtgcgtgtatagaatgagcttccagaggaagtggtggaggatcttacaattacaacatttaagaggcatctgggtgggaatatgaataggaaggatttagagggatatggggcaaatgctggcatatgggactagattaatttaggatatctggtcggcatggatgagttggaccaaagggtctgtttctgtgctgtatgactctataagccGCTCAGTTCCAGGGCCGTTAGGGACaggggcaacaaatgttggcctggaACGTGACACGCAGAGCCCATGAAAGAAAATTAAGTGATGTGGGTGGAACTGGTGGCTGAGCTCTCTGTGTAAGTTTTATTGACTCTGTTGTGTTGCAGGGCTGTTGGCCAAGGAGCTGAAACAGGAGGAGTGCCTGCAGTACGCTGGCTTCTGTAACCTGGCTGTCGCACGGTAAGAGGTTGGTTCACTTTGAAAAGAGCTGCCCACCCTCAACACTCGGGTGGCATCAGCTGGTGGGATATCTGGGCAGCACACCCTGTAGCAGAGAAGGCTTTCGGAGCCAGGGGCAGCAGGGAAGAGGACCTTGTGAGCACAGCagaggggagagacagtgtgggtacaggaggggagagagacagtgcagaTATGgatgggggagagacagtgtgggcCCGGGAATGGGGCGACACAGTGTTGGCACCGCGGgggtgtgagacagtgtgtgtctggGGAGGAAGTTGGAGAGACAGTGTGGGTCCGGGGGCAGGGGGGTGAGGGTGATGGAGACAGTGTGGGTCTGTGGTGGGGAGAGTGGCAGTGTGGGtacagggggagagagacagtgtgggtaCACGGGGAGAGCGGCTGCGTGGGCACGGGGTGGGGCGAGATACAGTGTGGGTACATTTGGCATTCTGGAGCTGGGGCATTGTGGGTGTTTCTCAGGATTGGGATTTAGCCGTGAGAAGGGCCCAGTGGGTCTCTGTTCACGGTCCAAGCTGCCGGTGAGTGACCTCTCCCTCCAGCTGAGGGGGTTCTTGTGTCTCACGGGACATCAACTcttctccacactccccccccactccacccTGGCCCACAGGGGCAGGATGGACAGTTCTTCACAGAAGGGATTTCACCCCCTTTTTTCCTGTTGAGAGAGGCAGAGCTCCGAGTAATCACTGAGGGGGTTGTGTCCATGTAATAGATGTTCCTCTGATCAGCGCCGGGCTCTGTAATGTCCCTGCCCTAGGGACGTGAAGTTGGAATTGGGGGTGTGCTGACTgtttctgtgtctctgtcccGTGTCCTTAGGTGTGAGCAGACACTGTTCAATGCTGCTGGGGAGGCCCTCGCTCTGACTGACGCTGCCAGGCTCTTCCTGCAGGCCGAGAAAGAGACTCAGAGACTCCAGTGCCCAGGTTTCGAGGAGCACCTGCAGGCCGCCACCAACTGCTACAGCTTTGCGATAAAGGTCAGCTTTTGGACAGCGCCCACCCTGTGATGGCCACGGCGGTAAATGTGCACACTGTTCGAAAGTAGGGTCCGCTGCAGCCAGttaggcacagcaagatcccacaagcacgTCGAGGCGAAGTGACTGCATCAGGGGCTTGTGGCAGGGGCGTtggttggttgagggataagtgTCAACTGGAGGGAACGATCCCAGCTCCTGTTTGAAATGGGGGTCTCTGAATCTAGATGGCGGTGCCCCACGGGTTAATGTCAAGTGCAGTAGAAAGTTCCAGGAGTGGTAGGTGTCTCTGATTAATGGTGTTAACCACATTGGGAAGTTTTCAACCTGAGAGTTCTTTTCTGGCGTGCTGGGGCAAGGGTTCCCTGAGTAATGCCCAGTCTTGCTCTCCTCATCCAACGTTGCCACATGCAGTAAGCATCAGCTGGCTGGTCATCCGTGGGGCCTTCACAGACAAGTCTCATCCCCTGACCTGTTGCACGTTGTCACCCAGAGAATGGTCAGGACGGGGAGACACTGCCCTAGTCTGTGAGACCAGCCACTGACCAGTGTTCAGGCCAAAACCAAGAAGTTACAGAGAGATGTGAACGCAGTTCAGTCCATCACACagaccagccttccttccattgactccatctatatttcccgCTACTTCAGtgaagcagccaacatcatcaaagactcctcccactcAGTTATACTCTTTTCAACatctcccatcaggcagaagatacagaagtttggaaacatgtaccaacagattcaagaacagcttcttgccTGCTATTATTAAACTAATGAATGCACGTCTCATgtcagagttgatctttctctggaCCTTCTcggtagctgtaacactatattttgcattATATTCTTTTACCCTgatatacttatgtaaggtatggtttatctggttagcacgcaaaacaacacttttcactatatctcagtaCGTGACAATAATATCTCAGATCAAAGTTCAGTCAAACTAGGAGCATTTTCNNNNNNNNNNNNNNNNNNNNNNNNNNNNNNNNNNNNNNNNNNNNNNNNNNNNNNNNNNNNNNNNNNNNNNNNNNNNNNNNNNNNNNNNNNNNNNNNNNNNNNNNNNNNNNNNNNNNNNNNNNNNNNNNNNNNNNNNNNNNNNNNNNNNNNNNNNNNNNNNNNNNNNNNNNNNNNNNNNNNNNNNNNNNNNNNNNNNNNNNccctccttctcccccccctcccctcctctcccccctccctccctccccccctcccccctccccccccctccctctcctcccccgccctccccctccccccctccctctcaccccctcctcctcctcctccccccccctccctctccccctccctctcctccccctccctcctccctcctccccctcccctccccccctccctcccctccctcccctccccccctccccccctcctccctccctccccccctcccctccccccctccccctccctccccccctcccctccccccctccccccctcccctcccccctcccctcccctccccctcccctcccccctcccccctcccctccccccccctcccctccccctcccctcccccctccccacccctcccctcccctcccccctcccctcccccctccccccctcccctcccccctccctccccctccctcccctcccctcccccctccctccccctcccctcccccctccccctcccctccctcccccctctccctcccctcccctcccctccctccccccctcccctcctctccccccctcccctcccctctccccccctccctcccctccccccctccccctcccccctcccctcccctcccccccctcccctcccctctccccccctcccctcccctcccctccccctcccctccctcccctccccccaccctcccctcccctccctcccccctcccctcccctccctctccctccccctctcccctcccctccctccctcccctcccctccccctcccctcccctcccctcccctcccctccctcccctcccctcccccctcccctccccctcccctccctcccctccctccctccctccctccctccctccctccccccctccccccctcccctcccctcccccctcccctcccccctcccctcccctccctcccctcccctctcctccctcccctcccctcccctcccctccctccctcccctcccctcccctcccctctccctcccctccctcccctcctcccctccctcccctccctcccctccctcccctcccctcccctcccctccctcccctcccctccccttcccctcccctccctcccctccctccccccccctcccctccctcccctcccctcccctccctctcctccctccctccctccctcccctccctcccctccctccctcctcccctcccctccctccctcccctcccctcccccccctcctcccctctccctccctcctccctccctctcccctcccctccccccctcctcccccccctcccccccctctcccccccctctctccctccctcccctcccctctcctccctccctctcctccctccctccctcccctccctcccctctcccctccctcccctccctccccctcctcccctccccctccctcccccctccctctcctccctcccctccctctcccccccctctcctccctctctccctcccctctcctccctcccctctcctccctcctcccctccctccctcctcgcccccctccccccctccccccctccctctctccctccctctctcccccctctccccctcccccctctccccctctcccaccctctccctccctctccccccctctccccccctctcccccccccctccccccctccccccctctccccccccctctcccccccgctcccccctcccctctctccccccctctcccccccctcccctcctctcccccctctcctcccccctctccctccccccctctcccccctcccccctctctccctctctctcctccctctccctccctctctccctccctctctctcctctctccccctctctctcctctctcccccccctctctcccctcccctccccccctctctccccctcctccctcctctctctctccccctccctccctctctctctctctccccctcccctcccctccctctctctctctctcccccctcctctctctctcccctctcctctctccccctctctctctctcccccctctcctccccctctctctctctccccccctcctctctctctctcccccccctccctctctctctctccccccccctccctctctctctcccccccctcctctctctctccccccctctctctctctctcccccccctccctctctctctccccccctccctctctctctcccccccctccctctctctctcccccctcctctctctctccccctccctctctctctctcccccccctccctctctctctctctcccccccctccctctctctctctcccccccccctccccctctctctctctcccccccctccctctctctctctctccccccccctccctctctctctctctccccccctccctctctctctctcccccccctccctcccccccgtccctccccccctccctctccccccctccctctccccccctccctctccccccctccctctcccccccctctccccccctctccccccctccctctccccccctccctctccccccctccctctcccccctccctctccccccctccctctccccccctccctctccccccctccctctccccccctccctctctccccctccctctctccccctccctctctccccctccctctctccccctccctctctcccccctccctctctccctctccccaccctctcccccctctccccaccctctccccccctctccccactctcctccccccctccccacctccctctctctctctccccccctccctctctctctctcccccctccctctctctctctcccccctccctccctctcccccctccctctctctctctcccccctccctccctctcccccctccctctcccccctccctctccccccctccctctcccccctccctctcccccctccctccctccctctcccccctccctccctccctctcccccctccctccctccctctctctcccccctccctccctccctctctctcccccctccctccctccctctctctcccccctccctccctccctctctctcccccctccctccctctctctcccccctccctccctccctctctctcccccctccctccctccctctctctcccccctccctctctctcccccctccctctctccctctctccctccctctctctcccccccccctccctccctctctctcccccctccctccctccctctctctcccccctccctccctccctctctctcccccctccctccctctctctcccccctccctccctccgtctctctcccccctccctctctccctccctctctccctccctctctctctccctccctccccctctctccccccctcccttcctccctctctctcccccctccctccctccctctctctcccccctccctccctccctccctctctctcccccctccctccctccctccctctctctcccccctccctccctccctctctctcccccctccctccctccctctctctcccccctccctccctccctctcccccctccctccctccctccctctctctcccccctccctccctccctctcccccctccctccctccctctctctccctctctctcccctccctctctccaggCCACTGTTGACCCCCGAACAGAATCACCTACTACACCTAGTCCTACAGGAGGTCCTGGCTCCCTCAGGCCAAGGCGTGTGAAACCACCCAAGATCTCTAACTGCTGTCAGACGATTGACGCGTTGTCTGTACTGTCTGGACCGTCCCTCTGGGGAGCTGGGATTTGAAACTTATTTAATAAAGGTAACACTGATGTGAATTCACTTTGGTTTATGTGAATGtgtcctcactctgttctattgaGTATTATTCTGAATAAGGGGAACATTTTCATTCTGGTCTTGACACAGAATGCGGAGGATTCGGTACACAATAGATGTGAGGATGATTCAGACTGAGGGCACACTGCACTACTGGCTTCGCAGGGGATATTAAGGATCCCTTAGGAGCATGAGCAGGGATACTTCTGTCTAGATTCCTGTAACCTTATTTAAATGGTCGATATTTATGTCTCAACCAATAGAAAGAGCCCTCGTCATTACCACATTGCTGATTGTGGGAGGTTTCTGGGTGTATGTTGACGGTTGTGGTTCCAATATTATCAGTGACTATGCTTCACTTAGTTATCTTTAAACTACTCTGGGAAGCTCTTCTCTAGTTaagatgtttagcatgcttgcctgtATTGCTCAGAGcttcgagtataggagttgacgagtcatgttgaggttgtaccggactttgatgtggcctcttctggagtattgtgcccagttctggtcaccctgttgaaggaaggatattattaaactggagagaattcagaagagatttaccaggatgttgtcaggaatagagggtttgagtaatGGGGGTAGGCTGGAATTGGAAgagtttgagggatgaccttttggaggtttataaaatcatgaagggtatagataaggtgaatggcaggtctcttttccccagggtgggggatttcaagaccgggggcatatttttatggtgaggggaaaaggatttaaaaatgacaggtaatttttttacacagagagtagttcatgtgtgccagaggaagtggtgaacatAGGGACggttacaatgttcaaaagacatttgggtaagtacatgattaggaaatgtttagagggatatgggccaggagcaggccgGTGGGACTggtatagtttgggattatggtccgGTTGGAcggaagtgtctgtttctgtgctgtatgactctgtggctctaagATGCTGAAAATGAAATGGGTTCTTTTTGAGGTGGGGCTTTAGGGGTGTACAGAAAACAGATGGGGAGAAGGTAGAGGTTAAAAGTAGATAATGTTCATTTCACACTGTACATCCCTAACTGTGGGGGTGTGTAATTAAACCAGGTGTACAGGCAGACAGCACCAAACTACAGGAAGTTACTTGCATAACAGGGATGTAATTGGCAGCTGAACATCAGAATGGATGGGTGATTTGATGGGAAGAATAAACCTGGTTTCCATAATCTCTCCTGGTCCAAATCACCATCCAGAGGCTGGAGTTTGAAGGAGAGCTGCTTCCCATTAAACATGGCTAATCAAGGTACTCTTCCCCAAGGCATGTGATGTCAGGGCCTAGTAACCAGGGCCTGGGCCTTTAGGGGGCCTGCTGGTCACACGGCCCAATAACCGGGGCCTGGGCCTTTACGGGGCCTAGTGGTCCCAGGGCCCAGTAACTGGTGCCTAGGCCTTCAGGGGGCCTACTGGTCCCAGGGCCCAGTAACTGGGGCCTGGAGCTGGATGGGGACCTGCTGGTCCCAGGGCCTGGTCCTTTAGGGGGCCAACTGGTCCCAGGGCCCATTAAAAGGCCTAGAGTTCCGAGGACCTGCTGAGTTGGGAGCAGCATTGAGGCCTGTCCATTCTGTTCTTGCCCCCTGgctctcaccaccagccacagATGCATCAGAAAGATTTGCAGCTTGATAATCACTCTGTTCACGATTTTAATCATCAATTTCTGGAATGGGATGTCAGGCACTGAAAGAGGGAAAATCTGCGGGACTCACAGTCCAGATCCTCAGGTTTAAAATAAGTAGTTGCAGAGTTAGTGGACGCACAGGGTATAAATTCCTTTCAGATTCTACAGTGATTTCAGGGGATTACAACGTGGCAAATGGAACACAATCATTCAAACATTTGAGGGAGAGATTAACAGACCATTTATCTGGAAAATACAGGGAAACTGCAGGCAAATTACAATGAACagagggaactacaggccagatACCCTgaaaacaaggaactgcagatcAGTTACCACGGAAACAAGGAACTACAGGCCCATTACCATgaaaacaaggaactgcagatcAGTTACCATGGAAACAAGGAACTACAGGCCCATTAccatgaaggcagagctgtaggcCAGTTAGCAGGAAATTGCTATAATCTGTTGTTAAGGAGGTCTTAATGCAAACATCGAGTgatttttaaaatggttttacaaaaggaaaatcgtatttgacaaatttatttgagGTTTTTAATTATCTAACCTGTCAAATAGAAGAGGAAGCTGTAGGTGCATGTTGGGGCAAATTGACCAAATAAATCACTGGACACCCCTGAGGCCCACTTCCAACATCAGAGTTTATTGAAATTACACCAATGAGAAGACACCCTCTGAGAATCTAGAAGCTTCTTCAATGGCCGTGGAAAAGACATATATGTTTGTACATTTGTTTTCAGCTGCCTTCAGCAATTATAAACCGTGTTATTAATTAATTGCATACACTTCCAATTAAACTAAACATATGATGGTATGGCTACAGATGGACAGGTTTGTTGTCAATCCCTGATCCTCATGATGGCCTCATGATGTTTCCCAGACACTGTTGGAGTGTTTCACAATATACTGACAACAGCACTCCTTCTCACACACTTGCTAGCTACACCTTTCCAACTAACAATAACTTGTCTCGACAGAGCTCTCATTCTGTTGTATAGTTTACTTTTCTACAGCCTTCATCACAGAagatgcgtgggtttcctccgggtgctccggtttcctcccacagtccaaagatgtgcaggttgggtggaatggccgtgctaaattgcccgcagtgttcagggatgtgctaactaagtgggttagccatgggaaaagcagcgttgtgtgtgggggggtggggagggggtgacgagttgggtatgggtgggatgctctttgaaggattGGTATGatcgtgatgggctgaatggcctgcttccacactgaaaggATTCTCTGACTTTGTACTTTTGAAGGTCTTTAATCTGGACCTTTTGTCTCTTAATTCTCCTAATTCTTTTTCCTGAGAATTTGTACTCAGAAATCCTCTACCTAAGATGGCGCCGTAAGTGGCAGACTTGTAAACATTTCACTGCGCTCATGTGAGTACGCGTGCcaataattcaaattcaaatacaccaaGTCCAGAATCTCACACGGGCCACGCAAGGTACGAAAggcagctttccttccctgaaggtcattagtaccacagaggctggaatctggactaaaaacaaaaattgctggagatcacagcaattCAGGCtgaatccatggagagaaagtgagCTAACGTTTTGAGGTGCgatgactgttcttcagagccAAAGTGAAGTGTCgtattactgagataacaaagtgtggggctggatgaacacagcaggcccagcagcatcttaggagcacaaaagctgacgtttcgggcctggacccttcatcagaaagggggatggggagagggaactggaataaatagggagagagggggaggcggatcggagatggagagaggagataCTTGTTACTTTTGTTAGGCCCGTGCCATGTGACTCTGATACTGCTTCAGGTCACTCCAGCCAATTGGTTCGTCTCTGGTACCACTTTACTTttatttgtaattatctctctgccttaattaattgGTTCATAAGTCATcctttcacttgctattcagaTGTCGACACTTTACTCACCTCATTTGTATTAATCTGCGGACACCCTTACTTACCTTCAAACACttgttattcagcccattgagacccTGCTCACACTATATGTACATTCTTAATTACCTGGAGTGACTTTGCCATcatctctctgcctgtaaattctATGCCGTTGAACTTCTCTCCATTttgcctgatgaaggagcagcgctccaaaagcttgtgatttcaaataaacctgttggactataacttggtgttgtatgatttctgaccttgtccaccccagtccaacacccgcacctccacatcatgggaaCAGCacgacctgcaagttcccttccaagcaactcaccttcctcacttggaaatatgttgctgttccttcagaatcctggaattccctccctcctcCCGGATCTACCACTACCCCCAATGAATGCAGTAATTTAAGGAAGTATTACACTGCCCCTGTCTccgggggcaattagggacagataaggaaatgctggtccaaccagtGATGCCCCATTGAAAGAGTGTAACAGAGTTATTAAAGTTTTGTAACTCACATTTGTTTCTCATGAAGGCGGTCATGTAGATTGAATTTCATTAAACTGATCTTGTAAATCCTGTATTTCCCCCTCAGTAATGCTGATAAGATTGGGGGATCAATTGAGGCACgtagaaatattaaataaaacaaactagATGAATAATAGTGAGCTTAAAGGATGATTAGGATTGAAATGCAGGCTTGCAGTAGGAGAAGGACAGGGGTTTTGGTTAATAATGGGAGGTTATGGGTGACtcaatggggtggcacggtgactattcagttgtgggatgtggcgtcactggctggccagcgtttcttgaggaggtggtggtgagctgccttcttgaaccactgcagtcctcctgctgtgggttgacctataatgaccaggattttgacctagtgacagtgaaggaacgacaatatatttccaagtcaggatggtgaatggcttggaggggaacttgcagggggatggtgttcccattgtatctgctgcccttgtccttctagatggaagtggtcatgagtttggaaggtgctgtttgagaaTCTTTGgggagtttctgcagtgcatcttgtagatagtacacactgctgctactgtgcatcggtggtggagggattgaatgcttgtggatgttgtgccaatcaagcggctgctttgtcctggatggtgacaagcttcttgagtgttgttggggctgtacccatccaggcaagtggggagtattccatcacactcctgacttgagccctgtagatggtggacaggctttggggagtcaggaggtgagttacttgctgcagtctctattaaatcccctctaagccctcttctctccaacgagaacagacccaactccctcagcctttcctcataagaccttcgctccagaccaggcaacatcctggtaaatctcctctgcaccctttccaatgcttccacatccttcctgtaatggggcgaccagaactgcacacaatattccaagtgagaccgcactagcattttgtacagttgcagcattacatcacggctccggaactcaatccctctaccaataaaacctaacacatcgtaagccttcttaacagcactatcaacctgggtggcaactttcagggatctatgtacatggacaccaagatctctctgcacatccacactaccaagaatctttccattgacccggtattctgccttcctattattcttcccaaagtgaatcacctcacatttatccgcattgaactccatttgccacctttcagcccaattctgcagtttatccaaatctccctgcaacctgcaacattcttccacactgtccaccagaacaccgactttagtatcatctgcaaacttactaacccattcacctatgcctgcatccaagtcatttataaaaatgacaaacagcagtggtcctaaaacagatccttgaggcacaccactagtaagcggactccaggctgaatattttccatcaaccaccactcattgccttcttactgaaagccagtttctaatccaaactgctaaatctccctcaatcctgtgcctccgtattttctccaattgactatcatgtggaaccttatcaaaggctttactgaagtccctgtacaccacgtcaactgccctaccctcatccacatgcttggtcaccttctcaaaaaactcaatgaggtttgtgagacacgacctgcccttgacgaacccatgttgactatctccaatcaaattgttgcttgcgcgatgattataaatcctatctcttataaccctttccaaaacttttcctacaacagacgcaagactcacaggtctacaattacctgggtcattcctactggCCCTCTTGATCAAGGGCAcagcatttgcaatcctccaatcctctggtactaaatctgtagacaatgatgactcaaagatcaaggccaaaggctccgccacctcctccctagtttcccagacaatcctcggaaaaatcccatccggcccaaggATTTGCCTACCTTCATACTTTCTAGAATTGAtaccacctcctccttactaacctcaatcctttcaattctaacagtctgtaactcagtcatctcctctacaatatattccttttcctgagtgaaaatagatgagaaatattcgtttagcacctctccgatctccacagcgtctacacacaacttcccacttctgtctttgactggccctattgctaccctagtcatcctcttattcctcacatacctatagaaagctttagggttctcctttattctacctgctaatgtctcctcatgtcccctccttgctcttctaaactcactctttaaatccttcctagttaATCTGTTACTCTCCATTgtctcatctgaaccatctcgtctcaacatcacataagcctccctcttctgcctaacaagagatacaatttctttagtaaaccacggttcccttaccttatcacttcctccctgcctgacagggacatacccgtcaaggacacgcaatatctgttccataaaccagctccacatttcgattgtccccatcccctgcattttgctaccccattctatacCTCCTAAGtgttgcctaattgcattatgattgcccttcccccatctataattcttgccctgtggcatgttcctatccctttccatcgctaaactaaacgtaaccgaattatggtcacccTGTACAAAGTGCACACCTacccactaaatcaaacacctggcctgg
This is a stretch of genomic DNA from Stegostoma tigrinum isolate sSteTig4 chromosome 38, sSteTig4.hap1, whole genome shotgun sequence. It encodes these proteins:
- the f8a gene encoding 40-kDa huntingtin-associated protein; the encoded protein is MSRNLVSGNAFAQRMFLSARFLRPDLVPRSKMAAEGDFLLRYRAVSNKLKRRFLRKPNVAEASEQFGLLAKELKQEECLQYAGFCNLAVARCEQTLFNAAGEALALTDAARLFLQAEKETQRLQCPGFEEHLQAATNCYSFAIKVSFWTAPTL